GTTCCATTCCTATTATTCAAGTACTTCAGTGTTTTTCTACTCATGTTCAAGTCTCAGACTCGAAAAACTCCTAATACTGCACATAATGTCAGCACACCAGCAAAGATAAAATTGATGGTAAAACATTACTCCCGTCGCGTGTTTATACCAAACCAATTATAAGTCCTTTGGCTTCTTTCATGGGAATACTACTTTACATTTGACACTCCTTGACGAAAATTCTGACTCGCCGCTGAATTGCatcatcatcacataatgaTATATAATAAGATCCAAAGCAGATAAATATTTTACCAAAATTGATACTCAAAATATTGTGTTACCTTGGAATTTGAGTCAACACAACCCTTGAAAAGAGCAAGAATCTCAGACCCATTGCCTCTAACAACACTAGGTTTTAAAGCAAGTAGCTCCAAACACGCCTTTAACCGGAAACTTGACCCACCGGCAGCAACAGGATCAAGCACCCAAGGTTTTTTCGATTGATTCGCCACCTGTGCAGCCAATTTCATACCGGGTAGCCAGTCAGGAGTGAGGGTTCCGGCATTTATGCAAACTCCAAGGGCTTTTGGAGTAAATTCTGGGATTTCTTCAACGGAATGAATCATCGCCGGCGATGCGCCGGCGGATAACAGAGTATTGGCCATGAAATCCATTGAAACGAAGTTGGTTATACATTGAATTAATGGGGATTTTTGACGAACTAATTCGAAATGTGTCCATGCTTGTTTGGGCCAATCAAAAGGGAGTTCTTGAGCTCCCTTTTGGGTTTCAATGGTGTTACTACTTTTGTCTTCTTCCATAGGAGTGTATAAGCGAGCTGATAGCTCTGTTTGGATGATTGGATTATGAAAAAAGAGGGAGTATATGATATCACTATATCGACGGAGATAGAGCGTTCGTAAATCTTAATATtactttatgaaaataaatagttattttcaaaagttcTTTAATTCGTGTATAATAAGTTCAAGTAcgaaattataataatatgagGTGATATAAGGTACGATAATCGATATGATATTCTAtactattaaatttatatttttatccaCGAGCTTCATATTTTTCTATCTAAGATTATATTTTCGATAAGAATGCGTTCATTTTATATCTAATTATCAGTGATGGAATCAGAAATTTTTTGAAGGTTGTCCAAAAATATCAACTTGTTATATTAAGTGTGTTCAAAATagattatttaatcattttgtaTATCATTATActtgtaaatatattatttttttccgaCGAAGGTGTCCAATTAAACATTCTTAACACTATGTGATTACACCACTGCTAATTACCTCTGTCCAACACTTCTACCTTTCCTCAACCTCACTATATCAGAGTCGATAGTTAAGTCTCGAAGATCGAATTCAAGATTAAGAGTCGAAAATTAGGCCTTAGATCAAGCATTTGAAAGTTGTGTTTCGAATAAGGACAAGGTTGAGTAAGATGATAagataaaagaaatttttttgtgaaatattttaagATCTTTATATAAGAATTGGACGTCAATTGCTATGTCATGTgataaatcaaaaatatatttaaatttagttaattgaatataaaaatatttttaatagtatCAATAATacagaaataaaattaataattcgcGTCGTACTGAGATTCTTGTATACGTGCCTCCATGAAACaagaaatctaaaaaatatatatatatatacactagaAAGATATCCGCTATCGCCGGCAGCACTGATAATTTACAACAAAATGCACAACCACCACCTTCAACCGCCGCCAACCACCAATTCTACCGGCGGTGCCACCGGTAGTAACAACAGTAGCATTTGCCGGATCACTTTTTCGACACCCTTTATCCTCCTTATCACCACCATATTCTCACTTCTCCTTATACTTTCCCTTTCCTTTTCCCCTTCTTCTACCTCTCTTCCTCCTCACCCTAATCcttcccttttccccaattTCCATAACTATCTCAACTCCCCATCAAACCCAAATGACCAAAGTACCCTTCCATCCACCCCACCCACCCCACCTTCAATTGCATATCTCATATCTGGATCCACTAAAGACTCTTCTAGAATCCTTCGTTTGTTGTTTGCTGTGTATCATCCAAGAAATCAGTATTTACTTCATCTTGATAGAAAAGCTACTCAGAAGGAACGTGATGATTTAGCAGTTGCTGTTCAATCTGTGCCGGTTTTTAAAGCTGCACAGAATGTAAATGTTATTGGAAAAGCTGATTTTCGATACTCGATTGGGTCTTCTGCATTGTCTGCTACACTTCATGGGGCTTCCATTCTTTTGAGGCTTTCGAATTCTTGGGATTGGTTTATTAATCTGTCAGCTGCTGATTATCCACTCGTTACTCAAGATGGTATGAAATGAGAATGtttagtttgaaatttttggaaaaagatttaacttttatatttgttagttttgaaTATCTTTTGCTAGCTACTTTTGAGCTTTTTGTGTGTTGAATTCCATGTTTTTGGAGTTTAGGATGTCAGATAAGATTGGTTGCTTTAGCGAGTAGTCGAAAAACTATGTGAAGGCAATCATATCGTTAAAATGAACGTGTAGCAGTTACCTTGAGGAATTAGTTAAGGTATCTGCAAGCTGGCCCGGACACCATGGATGTTAATAAAAGAGTTATCTTTAGATTGACAATTGACCGAGTGAAAGATTTAGCTTTTATTTGTGTTCGTGTTCGGGTTTTCTTTTGGTAGCTACTTTTTGGGAGGTGTGTTGAATTCCATGTTTTTTGAGTTTAGTATCTCAATTGGAATCCTATCTAAGATTGGTTTGCTTCAAGCGAGGAGTCGAAAAACTATGTGAAGGCTAATGGACTTGGTCGTCATAGTTCCATTGGTACTTGTGCAGGTGGAAGGGAGGTAGCAGGTACCTCTGGAATTAGTCAAGGTACCTGCAAGCTTGTCCGGACACCATGAATATTAGTAATAATGAAGTTTATCTTTAAATTGTCCATTGACCAATCTAAAGATTTTGCTTTTATTTGTGttcgttttttatttttcttttgctaGCTACTTTTTGgactgtgtgtgtgtgtagaaTTCCATGTTTTTTGAGTTTAGTATCTCAATTGAAATCTTATCTAAGATTGGTTTTCTTCTGCAATATGTTAAAATGAACTTGGTGGACGTAGTTACACGGTAACTGTGTAAGTGGGAGGTAGCAGGTACCTTGTGGAATTAGTTGTGGTACCTACAAATTGGCCTGGACACCATGGTTATTAATAAAAGAGTTATCTTTAAATTGTCCATCGACCACCTTTGTCATGAAGGGATTATTCATGCACTTGATGCAATTTGATTCTCCGAGAAGTTTGTTAGAAATTGTAGAAGTAGTTCATTGAGGTTGGTAACTTTTCTATAAATAGAAATGTCTTACCTGAACAAGTTTGTTGGTATTTTGGTTGGCTTGCTGTAAGATTTTACATCAATGAATTGTGTAGTTGAAATAATATCTCCTCCTTATACCGGGCTATCTCGTTGGTGTTTAATGATAATTGATGTTTGTGATGCAAATTCTTGTCATTGAACTGTGCCATTGGTGTGTTTGGATTGGTTGCACTACAACATAATCAATAGAATATTTCATTGAATTTATTTCTCCCTATACCTCGATTTCTCTTTGTTGATGACCGATGATTTATGTGGTGCAAATTCTTGTTGATTTTCAGATCTTCTACACATTTTATCATATCTACCCAAGGATCTTAATTTTGTCAACCACTCGAGCTACATCGGTTGGAGAGAGTATGCCTACATCCTTCTCCTGTTATATGTTTCTATATGTACTaacttatcaaaaaaaaagaagtttctATATATAGTTATGtttaaatgatatgaacatgtAGATAGCTCGTGCTTCTAGAGTTCAGTAATATTGCTATTTTGGATTGTGTAGGTCAAAGAAGCTGAAACCGATAGTTGTG
The window above is part of the Solanum pennellii chromosome 5, SPENNV200 genome. Proteins encoded here:
- the LOC107020423 gene encoding hydroxyethylthiazole kinase, yielding MEEDKSSNTIETQKGAQELPFDWPKQAWTHFELVRQKSPLIQCITNFVSMDFMANTLLSAGASPAMIHSVEEIPEFTPKALGVCINAGTLTPDWLPGMKLAAQVANQSKKPWVLDPVAAGGSSFRLKACLELLALKPSVVRGNGSEILALFKGCVDSNSKGVDSVHGSSDAVEAAKSLAQQSGCVVAVSGAVDYITDGDRVVCVHNGVPMLQKITASGCSVTALIAAFVAVDPSHAVEATASALAIFGVASETGMDMARGPASLRTLLIDSLYGLDEATALSRVRINHL
- the LOC107018651 gene encoding beta-glucuronosyltransferase GlcAT14B-like; translation: MHNHHLQPPPTTNSTGGATGSNNSSICRITFSTPFILLITTIFSLLLILSLSFSPSSTSLPPHPNPSLFPNFHNYLNSPSNPNDQSTLPSTPPTPPSIAYLISGSTKDSSRILRLLFAVYHPRNQYLLHLDRKATQKERDDLAVAVQSVPVFKAAQNVNVIGKADFRYSIGSSALSATLHGASILLRLSNSWDWFINLSAADYPLVTQDDLLHILSYLPKDLNFVNHSSYIGWRESKKLKPIVVDPGLYLAEESEVYYATQKRELPDAYRLFTGSSSAILSRKFTKFCILGSDNLPRTLLMYLSNSPSSESVYFPTILCNSREFNRTTINHNMQYASFNSRSQARRLNSSDFNDLVMSRAAFASPFKAGDPVLDKIDHELLHHNRDEPVPGGWCLGDTETNKCTVWGDAEIIRPGFGAKRLEKYFLELFSNGSYLSDQCQYEKSSASR